One window from the genome of Rhodobacteraceae bacterium S2214 encodes:
- a CDS encoding PTS sugar transporter subunit IIA — protein sequence MELSTILKAEAVKTLTSCTSKKRLFHDLGDIAETAYGFQPGDVIDALINRENLGPTGVGHGIALPHARLADVTQVCGMFLRLEKPIDFDAVDRQPVDLIFALLAPENAGVEHLKALALVSRTMRDPDMQAKLRANADHGTLHTILTETQATQAA from the coding sequence ATGGAACTTTCTACGATCTTGAAGGCTGAGGCCGTAAAAACGCTGACGTCTTGCACAAGCAAGAAGCGTCTTTTTCACGACCTCGGTGATATCGCAGAAACCGCCTATGGCTTTCAGCCGGGCGACGTCATTGATGCGCTCATCAATCGCGAAAACCTAGGACCAACCGGTGTGGGACATGGCATCGCCCTGCCCCACGCCCGCCTTGCCGATGTGACCCAAGTTTGCGGCATGTTCCTGCGTTTGGAAAAACCAATCGACTTTGATGCGGTTGACCGTCAGCCCGTCGATTTGATCTTTGCCCTGCTGGCACCTGAGAATGCGGGTGTGGAACATCTGAAAGCGCTCGCACTTGTGTCGCGGACGATGCGCGATCCGGATATGCAAGCAAAGTTGCGTGCAAACGCGGATCACGGGACGTTGCACACGATCCTAACGGAAACGCAGGCGACACAAGCGGCCTGA
- a CDS encoding GntR family transcriptional regulator produces the protein MTNSAIPTSNTMVAIEQLRDLIFSGQLGAGTDHLESELATRLGMSRTPVREALLRLEGQGLLKVRPRKGVRITPFSPRDMEEVYEVLTELESLAAANAASRNLTDADLAVLSQAIVDMDTALVLDRREDWAAADDVFHSELVRLGNNERVRMIAEVMSDQVRRARLVTLYMRPAPTKSNDDHRQVVDAIRSGDPERARTVHRQHRIAAKDILLSLLERHHLSSL, from the coding sequence ATGACCAATAGCGCAATACCGACGTCAAATACGATGGTTGCAATCGAGCAGTTGAGAGATCTGATTTTCTCGGGTCAGCTTGGTGCCGGAACGGATCATCTGGAAAGTGAACTTGCGACACGACTAGGCATGTCTCGCACCCCCGTCCGTGAAGCGCTTTTACGACTAGAAGGCCAAGGTCTATTGAAGGTTCGCCCGCGCAAGGGCGTCCGCATCACCCCGTTTTCCCCACGCGATATGGAAGAAGTCTACGAAGTCCTAACAGAGCTTGAAAGTCTCGCCGCGGCAAATGCCGCAAGCCGCAATCTGACAGACGCCGATCTGGCGGTTCTATCCCAAGCCATCGTGGACATGGACACAGCCCTAGTACTGGACCGTCGCGAAGATTGGGCCGCAGCCGACGACGTTTTTCACAGCGAACTTGTGCGTCTTGGGAATAACGAACGCGTTCGCATGATCGCAGAAGTCATGTCAGATCAGGTCCGTCGGGCGCGGCTTGTCACACTTTACATGCGTCCCGCCCCGACCAAATCAAACGACGATCACCGCCAGGTCGTTGACGCCATCCGGTCCGGCGATCCTGAGCGTGCGCGCACAGTGCACAGGCAACACCGGATCGCCGCCAAAGACATTTTGCTCTCCCTGTTGGAACGTCACCACCTTAGCAGTCTTTGA
- the raiA gene encoding ribosome-associated translation inhibitor RaiA — MRYQISGKQIDTGNALQTHVKDELGVMLDKYAGRPTDANIVFSKSGHEYVCEAIVHLSTGLTAQATGHDNEIYAAFDACLEKMDKQLRRYKRRLKDHHKERSQPVELSDAGSYILAPTDESGEAEQDTVSAMIIAETETKIPSLSAGEAVMQMELANAPALVFRNEKHNGINVVYRRDDGNIGWVDPKTAD; from the coding sequence ATGCGGTATCAGATCAGTGGTAAGCAAATCGACACAGGAAACGCTCTTCAAACGCACGTTAAGGACGAGCTTGGGGTTATGCTGGATAAGTACGCAGGGCGGCCAACGGACGCCAATATCGTCTTTTCCAAGTCTGGACATGAATATGTTTGCGAAGCGATTGTTCACTTATCAACGGGTTTGACGGCACAAGCGACCGGTCACGACAACGAAATTTACGCAGCATTTGACGCCTGTCTCGAAAAAATGGACAAACAATTGCGTCGCTACAAGCGCAGGTTGAAGGATCACCACAAGGAACGATCACAACCAGTTGAACTCTCGGACGCAGGGTCCTATATCCTCGCTCCAACAGATGAGTCGGGCGAAGCGGAGCAAGATACAGTCAGCGCAATGATTATCGCTGAGACAGAGACAAAAATTCCGTCCCTGTCCGCCGGCGAAGCGGTGATGCAAATGGAATTGGCCAACGCCCCGGCACTGGTCTTCCGCAACGAGAAACATAACGGAATCAATGTCGTGTATCGGCGTGATGATGGGAATATTGGTTGGGTCGATCCAAAAACGGCGGACTGA
- a CDS encoding beta-1,6-N-acetylglucosaminyltransferase: MSTVGIVILVHTAFDRAEQVIRHWVKGGCPVVVHVDSSVPDGTFKAFQRNLSPLKTVKFSKRFRCEWGTWGMVAATQNASEMILTSFPDVRHVYLASGSCLPLRPVEELRTYLDGRPRTDFIESATTADVPWTVGGLDKERFTLRFPFSWKKNRRLFDAYVRLQRRAGFRRRIPAGLVPHMGSQWWCLTRQTLSAILQDPDRPAYDKYFKKVWIPDESYFQTLVRLYSQNIESRSLTLSKFDFQGKPHIFYDDHLQLLRRSDCFVARKTWQHANRLYSTFLNPDPSAFKAAEPNPGKIDRIFAKAVDRRTLGRPGLYMQSRWPRMDRENGLTSSPYSVFEGFVELFENFEFWLAKETGARVHGHLYHPEKVMFDGRQDYFQGAMSNSAVLRDYQPHMFLTNLIWNTRGERQAFQFGPEDNQKIAPTFIRDRNAQISVISGAWAVPLFLSNRNFADIRVDAARMQRIENAHLMALREADTKARVRIWTMADFIDSPMEALQTIVDEMTGKSVRTLTEAPRMVDLQGFGQFLQNLKNQGMHPYLMGDFPVENAIPAPKTKTRKPYLVRK; this comes from the coding sequence ATGAGCACCGTTGGTATCGTCATTTTGGTGCACACCGCATTTGATCGCGCCGAACAGGTCATCCGCCATTGGGTGAAGGGCGGGTGTCCAGTCGTCGTGCACGTCGATTCGAGCGTGCCGGACGGGACGTTTAAGGCGTTTCAGCGCAATCTATCGCCTTTGAAGACTGTTAAATTTTCAAAACGCTTCCGATGTGAATGGGGCACGTGGGGCATGGTCGCCGCGACCCAAAACGCGTCCGAGATGATTTTGACCAGCTTTCCGGATGTGCGCCACGTCTATCTGGCCTCTGGTTCGTGTCTGCCGCTGCGCCCTGTTGAGGAATTGCGCACTTATCTTGATGGTCGCCCGCGTACCGATTTTATCGAAAGCGCGACGACCGCGGATGTGCCTTGGACTGTTGGCGGGTTGGATAAGGAACGATTTACCCTGCGCTTCCCGTTCTCGTGGAAAAAGAACCGTCGCTTGTTTGACGCTTATGTGCGGCTGCAACGCCGTGCTGGATTTCGACGGCGTATCCCTGCCGGTCTTGTCCCACACATGGGGTCGCAGTGGTGGTGTCTGACGCGGCAGACGTTGTCGGCGATTTTGCAGGACCCTGATCGACCCGCTTATGATAAGTATTTCAAGAAGGTCTGGATCCCCGACGAAAGCTATTTCCAGACGCTTGTCCGGCTCTATTCGCAAAACATTGAAAGCCGGTCGCTGACTCTGTCGAAGTTCGACTTTCAGGGCAAACCACACATCTTTTACGACGATCACCTCCAGCTTTTGCGGCGGTCTGACTGTTTTGTTGCGCGTAAAACGTGGCAACATGCGAACCGACTTTACAGCACGTTTCTGAACCCTGATCCGTCCGCGTTTAAGGCCGCAGAACCCAATCCAGGCAAGATTGACCGCATTTTTGCGAAGGCTGTGGATAGACGGACCTTGGGACGTCCCGGTCTTTATATGCAAAGCCGTTGGCCGCGTATGGACCGTGAAAACGGGCTAACGTCGTCGCCCTATTCGGTCTTTGAAGGCTTCGTCGAACTGTTCGAGAATTTTGAATTCTGGCTTGCCAAGGAAACAGGCGCGCGTGTGCATGGCCACTTGTATCACCCTGAAAAGGTGATGTTCGACGGGCGTCAGGACTATTTTCAGGGTGCAATGTCGAACAGTGCGGTGTTGCGCGATTATCAACCGCATATGTTCCTGACGAACCTGATCTGGAACACACGCGGTGAACGGCAAGCGTTCCAGTTTGGCCCCGAAGACAATCAAAAGATCGCGCCGACCTTCATTCGTGATCGTAATGCGCAGATTTCCGTCATTTCGGGGGCGTGGGCTGTGCCATTGTTCCTGTCGAACCGCAATTTTGCCGATATCCGTGTTGATGCAGCGCGCATGCAACGGATTGAAAATGCACACCTGATGGCGTTGCGAGAGGCAGACACCAAGGCGCGTGTGCGCATTTGGACAATGGCTGATTTCATTGATAGCCCGATGGAGGCATTGCAAACGATCGTCGATGAAATGACGGGCAAATCGGTGCGCACGTTGACGGAAGCGCCGCGCATGGTGGATTTGCAAGGGTTCGGGCAATTCTTGCAGAACCTGAAGAACCAAGGAATGCATCCCTATTTGATGGGTGATTTCCCTGTCGAAAACGCAATTCCCGCGCCGAAGACGAAAACACGGAAACCTTATCTGGTGCGTAAATAA
- a CDS encoding lipopolysaccharide transport periplasmic protein LptA — translation MIRSIALFALLLASPVMAQTNIDLGGITTNPNAPVEVAADSLSVDQDSGTAVFEGNVLIGQGDLRIGAARAQVVYDGATGGIASFAASGGVTFTTATEAAEAQNANYDLINGKLVLSGEVLLTQGPSALSADRMTIDVETGNAQMEGRVRTVFQQGN, via the coding sequence ATGATCAGATCGATCGCGCTTTTTGCCTTGCTTTTGGCCAGCCCCGTGATGGCCCAGACCAACATTGATTTAGGCGGCATCACGACCAATCCAAACGCCCCGGTCGAAGTGGCAGCCGACAGTCTGTCGGTCGATCAGGATTCCGGCACGGCGGTTTTCGAAGGCAACGTTCTGATCGGGCAAGGTGATCTTCGGATCGGGGCTGCACGGGCGCAGGTGGTTTACGATGGTGCGACCGGCGGCATCGCCAGCTTTGCGGCCAGCGGCGGTGTGACCTTCACGACAGCCACCGAAGCCGCAGAAGCGCAAAATGCCAACTATGATCTGATCAATGGCAAACTGGTGCTGTCCGGTGAAGTCCTGTTGACCCAAGGCCCATCCGCTTTGTCAGCAGACCGCATGACCATCGATGTTGAAACAGGTAACGCCCAAATGGAAGGACGCGTACGCACCGTGTTCCAGCAGGGCAACTGA
- a CDS encoding glycosyltransferase family 2 protein, giving the protein MSVLSSYRLRLKRKRYKLRARRKSRELRNLANRTSEIRPNDILLFCTLRNEDVRLPYFLRYYRDLGVDHFLFVDNGSDDGGAEYLANQPDVSVWSTKASYKKSRFGIDWLTYLQMRYAEDHWTLTVDVDEFFIFPFCDTRPVRALTDWLDSSNIRSFGAMMLDMYPKGKVTDKPYQRDTNPLDIAPWFDAGNYTISRNGQYRNLWIQGGPRARAFFADNPRQAPALNKVPLVKWSSDYTYVSSTHMLLPRGLNLVYDEWGGEKASGVLLHMKFIDTIGAKAAEELARGEHYADSAEYKAYAEGLKDSPDLWCKWSEKYINWRQLEILGIMSKGNWA; this is encoded by the coding sequence TTGAGCGTTTTGTCATCATATCGACTTCGGTTGAAGCGGAAGCGTTATAAATTACGCGCCCGCCGCAAAAGTCGTGAACTGCGCAATCTTGCCAATCGGACCAGTGAAATTCGGCCCAATGACATCCTGCTGTTCTGCACGCTGCGGAACGAAGATGTACGGCTTCCGTATTTCTTAAGATACTACCGTGACTTAGGTGTCGATCATTTCTTGTTCGTGGATAACGGCAGCGATGATGGTGGCGCGGAATACCTTGCCAATCAGCCTGATGTTTCGGTGTGGTCTACCAAAGCCAGCTACAAAAAATCGCGGTTCGGCATTGATTGGCTGACCTATTTGCAGATGCGCTATGCCGAAGATCATTGGACACTGACTGTCGATGTCGATGAATTCTTTATCTTCCCGTTCTGCGATACGCGTCCTGTGCGCGCGCTGACCGATTGGTTGGATAGTTCCAACATCCGGTCATTTGGCGCGATGATGTTGGACATGTATCCGAAGGGCAAAGTCACGGACAAACCGTACCAGCGGGATACCAATCCGTTGGATATCGCACCTTGGTTTGATGCTGGGAATTATACGATCAGTCGAAATGGTCAGTACCGCAATCTGTGGATCCAGGGTGGTCCGCGTGCGCGGGCATTCTTTGCCGACAATCCGAGGCAGGCACCTGCATTGAACAAGGTCCCCTTGGTCAAATGGTCAAGCGATTACACTTATGTCAGTTCGACACACATGTTACTGCCGCGCGGGCTGAACCTTGTTTATGATGAATGGGGCGGTGAAAAAGCGTCTGGTGTGCTGCTGCATATGAAGTTTATCGACACGATTGGTGCCAAGGCCGCCGAAGAACTGGCGCGCGGTGAACACTATGCGGATAGTGCTGAATACAAAGCCTACGCAGAGGGTCTGAAAGACAGTCCCGATTTGTGGTGCAAGTGGTCCGAGAAATACATCAACTGGCGTCAGCTGGAAATTCTGGGGATCATGTCCAAAGGAAACTGGGCATGA
- a CDS encoding ribonuclease D, with product MANHLYQNDLPDGLNLGPMVAIDCETMGLNPHRDRLCLIQMSSGDGDCHLVQIAKGQTEAPNLCKMLADPDVVKLFHYGRFDIAAMHNAFGTLAAPVYCTKIASKLVRTYTDRHGLRNLLHEMISVDISKYQQQSDWGAETLTDAQLNYAASDVLHLHKLKAAFDVMLAREGRTEIAQACFDFLPMRAKLDLDGWPDADIFAH from the coding sequence ATGGCCAATCACCTTTACCAAAACGATCTGCCTGATGGCCTAAACCTAGGGCCAATGGTTGCTATTGATTGCGAAACGATGGGGTTGAATCCGCATCGGGATCGTTTGTGCTTAATCCAAATGTCTAGCGGCGACGGTGATTGCCACCTTGTTCAGATCGCGAAAGGCCAAACCGAGGCACCGAACCTGTGCAAAATGCTGGCCGATCCCGACGTCGTCAAACTGTTCCACTATGGTCGTTTTGATATCGCGGCGATGCACAACGCGTTTGGGACACTTGCAGCCCCTGTGTATTGCACCAAGATCGCATCGAAACTGGTTCGCACCTACACAGACCGCCACGGATTGCGGAACCTGCTGCACGAAATGATCAGCGTCGATATTTCCAAATACCAACAGCAAAGCGATTGGGGCGCGGAAACCCTGACCGACGCACAGCTGAACTACGCGGCATCCGATGTGTTGCACTTGCACAAACTCAAGGCCGCATTTGACGTTATGCTCGCACGTGAAGGGCGGACCGAAATAGCGCAAGCCTGTTTCGATTTCTTGCCAATGCGTGCCAAACTTGATCTGGACGGGTGGCCCGACGCGGACATCTTCGCACATTAA
- a CDS encoding sulfotransferase family 2 domain-containing protein, translating into MMSRFDYFVVFAEMRTGSNFLEANINSFDGLTCHGEAFNPHFVGFPNVDNVLGVTRDMREADPVGLIEKIKAKTHGLGGFRFFNNHDARALDAILPDPRCAKIILTRNPIDSYVSWKIAKATGQWKLTNVKHARKEPVAFNAAEFERHMAELQAFQVTLLNGLQKTGQTAFYVAYEDLQNVDVMNGLAAFLGCESRIEALDQKLKKQNPEPLDSKVTNFDAMAHALARMDRFNLNRTPNFEPRRGPNVPTYIAAPRAPLLYLPLKSGPVDVVSDWLSQLDDGAEVLTTFSQKSLRQWKAAYTDHRTFTVLRHPLARAHVAFCDRILSTKNDSFPEVRETLIKQFGLPIPKFDPLRDPDQGYDAAVHKAAFVAFLGFLKKNLTGQTSLRVDPAWASQLSLLQGMSGFTIPDLIMREDRLGHDLAILAAHIGRETMPGVPDVTDPHAERLAQIYDADVESAGRDAYQRDYVAFGFGDWA; encoded by the coding sequence ATAATGTCGCGTTTTGACTATTTTGTTGTGTTTGCCGAAATGCGGACCGGTTCGAATTTTCTAGAAGCCAATATCAACAGTTTTGACGGTCTGACGTGTCACGGCGAAGCGTTTAACCCGCACTTCGTGGGCTTCCCAAATGTCGATAACGTGCTGGGCGTGACCCGTGACATGCGTGAAGCTGACCCTGTCGGCCTGATTGAAAAGATCAAAGCTAAGACGCATGGGCTTGGCGGGTTCAGGTTTTTTAACAACCACGATGCGCGTGCATTGGACGCAATCCTGCCCGACCCGCGCTGTGCCAAGATCATCCTGACACGCAATCCAATCGACAGCTATGTCAGTTGGAAAATCGCGAAGGCGACAGGTCAGTGGAAACTGACGAACGTTAAACATGCGCGAAAAGAACCGGTGGCCTTCAATGCCGCCGAATTTGAACGGCATATGGCGGAACTGCAGGCGTTTCAGGTGACGTTGTTAAATGGTCTGCAGAAGACGGGACAAACGGCATTTTATGTGGCGTACGAGGACCTGCAAAATGTCGATGTGATGAATGGTTTGGCTGCGTTTTTGGGCTGCGAAAGCCGGATTGAAGCGCTTGACCAAAAGCTGAAAAAGCAAAATCCGGAACCGTTGGATAGCAAGGTAACAAACTTTGATGCGATGGCGCATGCGTTGGCCCGCATGGATCGTTTTAACCTGAACCGCACCCCGAATTTTGAACCGCGTCGGGGGCCAAACGTGCCAACGTATATTGCCGCCCCACGTGCGCCGCTTTTGTATTTGCCATTAAAATCTGGACCTGTTGATGTCGTGTCGGATTGGCTGTCGCAGCTGGACGATGGTGCAGAGGTGCTGACAACATTCAGCCAGAAAAGCCTGCGCCAGTGGAAGGCTGCCTATACCGATCACCGGACGTTTACCGTGTTACGTCATCCGCTCGCGCGGGCGCATGTTGCGTTCTGCGATCGGATATTGTCGACGAAAAACGATAGTTTTCCAGAAGTCCGCGAAACCCTCATCAAACAGTTTGGGCTGCCGATCCCCAAGTTTGATCCGCTGCGTGACCCTGATCAGGGTTATGATGCGGCTGTTCATAAGGCAGCATTTGTCGCGTTCTTGGGTTTCCTGAAAAAGAACCTGACCGGACAAACTAGCCTGCGTGTTGATCCTGCGTGGGCATCGCAACTGTCGTTGCTGCAAGGGATGTCGGGTTTTACGATACCGGATTTGATCATGCGCGAAGACAGGCTGGGTCACGATCTGGCGATTCTAGCCGCACATATCGGACGTGAAACGATGCCCGGCGTGCCAGACGTGACCGACCCGCATGCCGAACGTCTCGCACAGATATATGATGCCGACGTCGAATCAGCCGGGCGTGATGCATATCAGCGCGACTACGTTGCGTTTGGTTTCGGGGATTGGGCGTAA
- a CDS encoding glycosyltransferase family 2 protein produces MRIRRKRFLLRAWRKRSQLKSTIDRTSDICPSDILCFATLRNELLRLPFFLDHHRKLGVRHFLIVDNGSDDGTTAFLESQPDVSLWRTVDSYKLSRFGMDWLTWLQMQYAAGHWCLTVDADEALIYPDWETLDLNALTAWLQARKVRSFGAIMLDMYPKGPLSQQPYAAGDDPTDALTWFDADNYRRTRNPKFKNEWIQGGVRDRVFFQDRPERAPTLNKVPLVHWKKSYAYVTSTHHMLPTKLNHVFDSQVDGLPSGVLLHSKFLNTIGEKSAEERQRREHFENSDLYADYYQSLINDIDLWYEGSTQYEGWEQLVACGLMSKGDWPD; encoded by the coding sequence CTGCGGATTAGGCGCAAACGGTTTTTGCTGCGCGCATGGCGCAAGCGGTCACAACTCAAATCAACGATAGATCGGACGAGCGACATATGCCCGTCCGATATTTTATGTTTTGCGACTTTGCGAAATGAGCTTTTACGACTTCCGTTTTTTCTGGATCATCATCGCAAGCTGGGTGTGCGCCATTTCCTGATCGTTGATAACGGCAGCGACGATGGCACGACTGCATTTCTAGAAAGCCAACCTGACGTGTCGCTTTGGCGGACGGTGGACAGCTATAAACTGTCCCGTTTTGGCATGGATTGGTTGACGTGGCTTCAAATGCAATATGCGGCGGGGCATTGGTGTCTGACCGTAGATGCGGACGAAGCGTTGATTTATCCCGATTGGGAAACACTGGATTTGAACGCTTTGACGGCATGGTTGCAAGCCCGCAAGGTCCGGTCGTTCGGCGCGATCATGTTGGATATGTATCCCAAAGGTCCGTTGTCGCAGCAACCTTATGCCGCGGGTGACGATCCCACCGACGCATTGACTTGGTTCGATGCGGATAACTACCGCCGGACCCGAAACCCGAAGTTTAAGAACGAATGGATCCAAGGCGGTGTGCGCGACCGTGTGTTTTTCCAAGACCGTCCTGAACGTGCGCCAACCCTGAATAAAGTGCCGCTGGTCCATTGGAAAAAGAGCTACGCTTACGTCACTTCTACGCATCACATGCTGCCGACCAAGCTGAACCATGTTTTCGACAGCCAAGTAGATGGTTTGCCGTCGGGTGTTTTGCTGCATAGCAAGTTTTTGAACACGATCGGCGAAAAGTCCGCAGAGGAACGGCAGCGGCGCGAACACTTTGAAAACTCTGATCTTTATGCAGATTACTATCAATCCCTGATCAACGACATTGATTTGTGGTATGAAGGGTCAACCCAATATGAAGGCTGGGAACAGCTTGTCGCATGTGGACTGATGTCAAAAGGCGACTGGCCGGACTGA
- the cysQ gene encoding 3'(2'),5'-bisphosphate nucleotidase CysQ gives MDYDLLTTVMRRLSLEAGDKIMEIYNGPDFEVKSKSDDSPVTIADEAADAIISDGLRAAFPDVALVTEEQAASHSVTANTFLIVDPLDGTKEFINRRGDFTVNIAYVVDGVPVRGVVYAPAKGRMFFTDADGVSVEESGDFAKDTVGAVKPIKVTNPDNDALMVVASKSHRDQATDDYINKYNVKDMKSAGSSLKFCLVATGEADIYPRVGRTMEWDTAAGHAVLTGAGGNVVRFDDHTPLRYGKEIFANPFFIAYAPGVDLKQP, from the coding sequence ATGGACTATGATCTTCTCACCACAGTAATGCGCCGTCTTTCCCTAGAGGCGGGCGACAAAATTATGGAAATTTACAACGGTCCAGATTTTGAAGTGAAGTCGAAAAGTGACGACAGTCCTGTGACGATTGCTGATGAGGCCGCTGATGCGATTATCAGCGATGGATTGCGTGCCGCGTTTCCTGACGTCGCCCTTGTGACAGAAGAGCAGGCGGCGTCGCATTCGGTAACGGCTAACACGTTCCTCATTGTTGACCCGCTGGATGGCACGAAGGAATTTATCAACCGCCGCGGCGATTTCACAGTGAATATCGCGTATGTCGTTGATGGCGTTCCTGTGCGCGGCGTTGTTTATGCGCCTGCGAAGGGTCGTATGTTCTTTACCGATGCGGATGGTGTTTCGGTCGAGGAAAGTGGTGATTTTGCAAAGGATACCGTTGGTGCCGTGAAGCCGATCAAGGTGACAAATCCAGATAACGATGCGCTGATGGTCGTCGCATCTAAATCCCACCGCGATCAGGCGACTGATGATTACATCAATAAATACAACGTCAAAGACATGAAAAGCGCAGGATCTTCGCTGAAATTCTGTCTCGTCGCGACGGGTGAAGCTGATATTTACCCGCGCGTTGGCCGGACGATGGAATGGGACACAGCGGCGGGTCATGCTGTTCTTACGGGTGCCGGTGGTAACGTTGTGCGTTTTGATGACCACACGCCGTTGCGCTACGGGAAAGAGATTTTTGCGAACCCGTTCTTCATCGCTTACGCGCCGGGCGTTGACTTGAAGCAGCCCTAA
- the lptB gene encoding LPS export ABC transporter ATP-binding protein, whose protein sequence is MNDLSVQDGDVGLRIVNLRKSYRKRTVIRDVSIDLGRGEVVALLGPNGSGKTTCFYSIAGLVTPEGGQVIIDGREVTTLPMYRRAKLGIGYLPQEMSIFRGLSVEDNIKAILEIAVPDKKKQRDRLEELLSEFSIEHLRRAPALALSGGERRRAEIARCLAAGPKYVLLDEPFAGVDPIAVGEIRHLVADLKNRGIGVLITDHNVQETLQIVDRAYILHDGKVLMSGTTEDVIKDENVRRVYLGDSFRVV, encoded by the coding sequence ATGAACGACCTGTCTGTTCAAGACGGCGACGTCGGCCTGCGCATCGTCAATCTGCGCAAAAGCTATCGCAAGCGGACGGTCATTCGTGACGTCAGTATCGACCTTGGACGTGGTGAGGTTGTGGCGCTGCTCGGTCCAAACGGATCTGGCAAAACCACCTGTTTTTATTCCATCGCTGGCCTTGTGACGCCGGAAGGCGGGCAGGTCATCATCGACGGGCGCGAGGTCACGACCCTACCGATGTATCGTCGCGCAAAACTTGGCATCGGCTATCTTCCGCAAGAAATGTCGATCTTTCGGGGCCTGTCGGTCGAGGACAACATCAAAGCGATTCTTGAAATCGCGGTGCCTGACAAGAAAAAGCAGCGCGATCGTCTTGAGGAACTGCTGTCCGAATTTTCCATCGAACACCTGCGGCGGGCACCCGCGCTTGCGCTATCGGGTGGTGAGCGGCGACGCGCCGAAATCGCGCGTTGTCTCGCCGCTGGGCCAAAATATGTACTGTTGGATGAACCCTTTGCGGGCGTCGACCCAATTGCTGTGGGTGAAATCCGCCACCTTGTTGCAGACCTGAAAAATCGGGGCATTGGTGTGCTGATCACCGACCACAACGTCCAAGAAACACTGCAAATTGTGGACCGCGCTTACATCCTGCACGACGGTAAAGTACTGATGAGCGGAACAACCGAAGACGTCATCAAAGACGAAAACGTACGGCGCGTTTACCTTGGGGATAGCTTTCGGGTCGTATAG
- the galU gene encoding UTP--glucose-1-phosphate uridylyltransferase GalU — MKKKVTKAIFPVAGMGTRFLPATKSVPKEIMTLVDKPLVQYAIDEAREAGIKEFIFVTSRGKGALEDYFDHAPQLEQSLRKSGKTELLDTLKSTNMDSGAIAYIRQHKALGLGHAVWCARRLIGNEPFAVMLPDDVIAGETGCLKQMVDAYEETGGAMVATMEVAPEATSSYGILDAVNDGNNLVKAKGMVEKPAAGTAPSNLAVIGRYILTPKVMNNLSKISTGAGGELQLTDAIAMELEEGRDIFGYRFEGQRYDCGSKAGFLQATVAFALSRPELRDDLSAYLRDVVSPQIAAG, encoded by the coding sequence ATGAAGAAGAAAGTCACCAAAGCGATTTTCCCTGTAGCTGGCATGGGCACACGGTTCTTGCCTGCTACGAAGTCTGTTCCGAAAGAGATCATGACGCTGGTGGACAAACCGCTAGTTCAGTATGCGATTGATGAGGCTCGTGAAGCAGGCATCAAGGAATTCATCTTTGTCACGTCTCGTGGCAAAGGCGCGTTGGAAGACTACTTTGATCACGCGCCCCAGCTGGAACAATCGCTGCGCAAGTCGGGTAAAACCGAACTGCTCGACACGCTGAAGTCCACAAACATGGACAGCGGTGCGATTGCCTACATTCGTCAGCATAAGGCGCTGGGCCTTGGTCACGCCGTGTGGTGTGCCCGGCGTTTGATCGGGAATGAACCATTTGCAGTTATGCTACCTGACGATGTGATCGCAGGCGAAACCGGCTGTTTGAAGCAGATGGTTGATGCTTATGAAGAAACCGGCGGCGCAATGGTTGCAACAATGGAAGTGGCCCCGGAAGCGACATCATCCTACGGGATTTTGGACGCGGTAAACGACGGCAACAATCTGGTGAAAGCCAAAGGCATGGTCGAAAAGCCGGCCGCTGGTACCGCGCCGTCAAATTTGGCTGTCATTGGCCGCTACATCCTGACCCCAAAAGTTATGAACAACCTCAGCAAAATTTCTACGGGAGCGGGCGGTGAGCTGCAACTGACTGACGCGATCGCGATGGAGCTTGAAGAAGGTCGCGACATCTTTGGTTACCGTTTCGAAGGGCAGCGTTACGATTGCGGGTCGAAAGCAGGCTTCTTGCAGGCGACGGTCGCCTTCGCGCTATCCCGCCCTGAATTGCGCGATGATCTTTCCGCCTACTTGCGCGATGTCGTTTCTCCGCAAATAGCAGCTGGGTAA